CAGGTGGAGCCCAGATCTTTTCCCCTGCGTCTTTTTTGGAACCTACTACCCCCGGGAAGGAGAGAGCCCAGCGGGAGCTCCCGCCCAGGAACGACTTAGGAAGAAGGCAGCCTCGATTTACCCGGGTGTGCTGGGGTTTGCCGTCCACTGCCCCCCAGGCCCCGAGGCATGGCGGCAGCGTCCCTGGGCTGACCCGCTGACACTGTGAGTGCCGGAGGGACCCGTCACCAGGCACAGAAGAAGCCTGGAAGCGCACAAACCGCACCCCCCCTCCTTTCCCAGGATGCTCTGCAATGCGTGGGCTCAGAGTAGCCACCGCGACTGCTCCAAGGGAAAGAGGACCCCAGAGGGCAGGGCTCAGGGAGCCACACGGACAGGCTCAGGCTCTTCCCCAAGAGCATGGACTGACTGCGGCTGGATTTCAAGACAGGAGCGCCCAGGGCGGTTCGGTCAGAGCCACAGCCTAGACCAGGAGCTGCCTAGAGATGGGAGGATTTCTGGACGTAAGCAGAATAAATGACCCGGGTCCCCGAAGTTCTGGGTTTAAGCCTCCTTCATGGGGCTgcccgggggaggggcacaggctgTGAGCTCAGACAGCAttcttactattattatctccaacCCTTAAATGGCACTCCCTGTGTGGCAGATACTTCCTAGCAAGAGCCACTCCACGAGCAGGTCCTGTCACCACCCCCGTTTCACAGAGGAACCTGCACAAATGGGCTCGATCCCCACCCCCGCCGAAAactcctatttatttttcaaaaccctGGTAGGGCATCCCTGCGCTGATCTCCTGGTGGGGGCcatccttccccccaaccccccctgGAGCCCCATTTCCCACACCTGCCGGTCTGTGCCCATCCACTGGGCTCCTTGCTCAGAAGCCTGCTTTCCGGAGTCTGAATCCCCATCCGGCACAGACAGGGGGTCAAGACGTGTTTGCCAAACGGGACAGCAGAGGCTGTGGCCCCTTTTCTCGATACTCCCACAGGACCTCCTGGAGGAAAATGTTGCTTGTCTCCCCCGCAGGTGGCCAGGAAACCTGTCCTTTAAAGGTGACTCTGGGCAGGTCTGCTGGCCCAGCCCACCCCCCAGCTTATCTTTCCTGGAAACTGGGGGTGGGCGATGCCTACagaggggacccccccccccccccaagcttcCAGGGATGGCGGCAGGAGGCACGAGGAGAAGCCATGGGACCAGAGGGAGGGGTGTCCCCGGGGGGGCACAGGCATATCCAAGATGCTTATCTTTCCCCCTCTCTC
The sequence above is drawn from the Neofelis nebulosa isolate mNeoNeb1 chromosome 2, mNeoNeb1.pri, whole genome shotgun sequence genome and encodes:
- the LOC131505515 gene encoding uncharacterized protein LOC131505515 isoform X1, translating into MALPVWQILPSKSHSTSRSCHHPRFTEEPAQMGSIPTPAENSYLFFKTLVGHPCADLLVGAILPPNPPWSPISHTCRSVPIHWAPCSEACFPESESPSGTDRGSRRVCQTGQQRLWPLFSILPQDLLEENVACLPRRWPGNLSFKGDSGQVCWPSPPPSLSFLETGGGRCLQRGPPPPPKLPGMAAGGTRRSHGTRGRGVPGGAQAYPRCLSFPLSRQRLLQRLGPVWALQIFEALPRTQFSLTLCNTVSWAGVVLPTLQKRKWRPPKGDAQPHRISDWYSEVPPPVDLCRPHPAAGQPGNFLNSATVSGLRPPGLAPPSVAVRGGSFQGEPDSSLLAEDVFLRSGHNISGTFRRGLNSLSTLAAFGVPGRAQVCFHRQQD